One part of the Anopheles merus strain MAF chromosome 3L, AmerM5.1, whole genome shotgun sequence genome encodes these proteins:
- the LOC121598960 gene encoding fibrinogen-like protein A — translation MSVLKVRLFLTFMLLTSTKAHDDERNVTESVLEGLEYKTLTAKLDYLLHKLTVMDSSLKEDGVIIDRRLAYQGGISEGILATVKRMSNNLDDLTGAINQLRSISNNCTTPPQKHQWNQTITDQKDNHHECYTPQVIHVSQEDQLKNSSGQVPRKDFVRSCKEEPSKRSGKYWIKPTEHDEPFLGYCEQTSFGGGWLVFQYRFNGSVDYYRDWAAYRNGFGSVDGEFWLGLERLHRIIAAQNHELLVELKDFSGKYKYARYSRFKIGSEVEQYSLIMLGSYTGTAGDSLKLHKGMKFTTEYRNPVGGTVSEYKGAWWYNYVSLSNLNGRYKNGNSLKAITWFYYKNSFEGLAFSRMLIREV, via the coding sequence ATGAGTGTGTTAAAAGTGCGGTTGTTCTTAACGTTTATGTTACTTACCTCAACGAAAGCTCACGATGACGAACGAAACGTCACCGAATCAGTCCTGGAAGGGCTTGAATATAAAACCTTAACAGCCAAACTGGACTACTTGCTGCACAAGCTTACGGTGATGGATTCTTCGCTAAAGGAAGATGGTGTGATCATCGATCGAAGGTTGGCATATCAAGGAGGGATATCGGAAGGGATACTGGCAACCGTGAAGCGAATGAGTAACAATCTAGACGATCTTACTGGAGCCATCAATCAGCTAAGGTCGATAAGTAACAATTGCACCACTCCACCGCAGAAGCATCAGTGGAATCAAACGATCACGGATCAGAAAGACAACCATCACGAATGTTATACGCCACAGGTGATCCACGTATCGCAGGAAGATCAGCTCAAGAACAGTTCTGGCCAGGTACCTCGGAAGGACTTTGTTCGATCGTGCAAAGAAGAACCATCGAAGCGTTCTGGAAAGTACTGGATAAAACCTACCGAACACGACGAACCATTTCTGGGCTACTGTGAACAAACTAGTTTTGGTGGAGGATGGCTTGTGTTCCAGTATCGTTTTAACGGATCGGTGGATTATTACCGCGACTGGGCAGCGTATCGGAATGGTTTTGGTAGTGTCGATGGAGAGTTTTGGCTCGGGCTGGAGCGTTTACATCGCATTATCGCGGCACAAAACCATGAGTTATTGGTGGAGCTGAAAGATTTCTCCGGAAAGTACAAGTATGCACGGTACAGTAGGTTCAAGATTGGCAGTGAGGTGGAGCAATACTCGCTGATAATGTTAGGATCGTACACAGGCACTGCAGGAGATTCATTGAAGCTCCATAAGGGAATGAAGTTTACAACAGAATATCGGAATCCTGTTGGAGGAACTGTTTCCGAATATAAGGGAGCGTGGTGGTATAACTATGTATCCCTATCAAATCTGAATGGACGCTACAAAAATGGTAATTCCCTCAAAGCTATAACATGGTTCTACTACAAAAACTCATTTGAAGGTTTAGCATTCTCGCGAATGTTGATTCGCGAAGTTTAA
- the LOC121598460 gene encoding long-chain fatty acid transport protein 4: protein MLVELSVKQKFLTLCGITAAAMAASLAIGQRLIPQSILTGVVFYLISGERPSTVYASIVSLPRDIRTAIIFLKLNLCLYRYERAGATVVQIFERVVARQPNKVAFLMDDGQLTFAQVKQLADRVAAHFYAKGFRKGDTIALLMETRLEYPCIWLGLSKVGIVTALINSNLRKETLRHSITVANSKAIIVSTELAGAIAEINEQEGIKGLPVHLFRTDGAPDTASSSSSSSSDPLPDAEDLRLSLDSSGSSSSNVDLSAIPNDISPKDKLVYIYTSGTTGMPKAAVITNLRYTFMALGCYYMLSFRDDDIIYNSLPLYHSAGGMIGVGSVLLCGVTAALRKKFSASNFWADCIRYKCTVAQYIGEICRFVLMTPPKPTDTQHCVRLMFGNGLRPQIWPQFVSRFNIQQIGEFYGSTEGNSNLLNIDNTMGAVGFVPNFAKAIYPVTLIRCDEETGEIIRGPDGFCIKCKAGEPGVFVGKINPKKALNSFVGYADKAASEKKVLHDVFRKGDIFFNSGDILVQDLLGNYYFKDRTGDTFRWRGENVATSEVEGVITTIVGLKDCAVYGVDIPETEGKAGMAAIVDPEGKVDLEQLAAGIRASLPAYARPLFIRVLSEVPMTTTFKLKKRDLQVDGYDLGKIQDPIYFLQSNGTYRRFTADDHETIKSGKARL, encoded by the exons ATGTTGGTCGAGTTGAGCGTGAAGCAGAAATTTCTGACACTGTGCGGCATCACAGCTGCCGCCATGGCCGCATCATTAGCGATCGGACAAAGATTGATACCGCAGTCGATACTGACCGGTGTCGTTTTTTACCTCATTTCCGGCGAACGGCCGTCCACCGTGTACGCGTCCATCGTGTCGCTGCCGCGGGACATACG CACGGCAATAATTTTCCTGAAGCTTAACCTCTGCCTGTACCGGTACGAGCGGGCCGGCGCCACGGTCGTGCAGATCTTCGAGCGTGTGGTCGCCCGCCAACCGAACAAGGTAGCGTTCCTGATGGACGATGGGCAGCTTACGTTCGCCCAGGTGAAGCAGCTGGCCGACCGGGTGGCGGCCCACTTTTACGCGAAAGGCTTCCGCAAGGGCGACACGATTGCGCTGCTGATGGAGACGCGGCTCGAGTATCCGTGCATCTGGCTCGGCCTCTCGAAGGTCGGCATCGTGACGGCGCTGATCAATtcgaacctgcggaaggaaaCGCTGCGTCACTCGATAACGGTGGCTAATTCGAAGGCAATCATCGTCAGTACGGAGCTGGCCGGAG CGATCGCCGAAATAAACGAGCAGGAAGGCATAAAAGGCTTGCCGGTACATCTATTCCGCACCGACGGTGCCCCGGacaccgccagcagcagcagcagcagcagcagtgaccCATTGCCAG ATGCCGAAGATTTAAGGCTCAGCTTGGATAGTAGCGGCAGCAGTAGCTCAAACGTAGATTTAAGCGCTATCCCGAATGATATATCACCGAAAGATAAATTGGTTTACATCTATACGTCCGGCACGACCGGTATGCCGAAGGCGGCCGTCATCACGAACCTGAG GTACACATTCATGGCCCTGGGCTGCTACTACATGCTGAGCTTCCGCGATGACGACATCATTTATAATTCATTGCCGCTGTACCATTCGGCGGGCGGTATGATCGGTGTCGGCAgtgtgctgctgtgcggtGTGACCGCCGCCCTGCGCAAAAAGTTCTCCGCTTCCAACTTCTGGGCGGACTGCATCCGGTACAAGTGCACG GTGGCACAGTATATTGGGGAAATCTGTCGCTTCGTGCTGATGACACCGCCGAAACCGACCGACACCCAGCACTGCGTGCGGCTAATGTTTGGCAACGGTTTGCGGCCCCAGATTTGGCCCCAGTTTGTGTCGCGCTTCAACATTCAGCAGATCGGCGAGTTTTACGGCTCCACCGAAGGCAATTCCAACTTGT TGAACATCGATAACACGATGGGAGCGGTCGGTTTCGTTCCCAACTTCGCCAAAGCCATCTATCCCGTAACGCTGATAAG ATGTGATGAAGAAACTGGTGAGATTATCCGCGGCCCGGATGGGTTCTGCATTAAGTGTAAAGCGGGCGAGCCGGGCGTTTTCGTCGGGAAGATCAACCCGAAGAAGGCACTGAACTCGTTCGTTGGGTACGCGGACAAGGCAGCCTCGGAAAAGAAGGTACTGCACGACGTGTTTCGCAAGGGCGACATTTTCTTCAACTCTGGCGACATTCTGGTGCAAGATTTGCTCGGCAACTATTACTTCAAGGACCGAACGGGCGATACGTTCAG ATGGCGCGGTGAGAACGTTGCCACATCGGAGGTTGAAGGTGTCATCACCACGATCGTCGGTTTGAAGGACTGTGCTGTGTACGGTGTTGAT ATCCCCGAAACGGAGGGCAAAGCCGGTATGGCTGCCATCGTCGACCCGGAAGGCAAGGTGGATCTGGAGCAGCTTGCGGCCGGCATTCGCGCTAGCCTGCCCGCATACGCCCGGCCACTGTTTATACGCGTCCTGTCCGAGGTGCCGATGACGACCACGTTCAAGCTGAAGAAGCGCGACCTGCAGGTGGACGGGTACGATCTGGGCAAGATACAGGATCCGATCTATTTCCTGCAAAGCAACGGCACCTACCGACGGTTTACGGCGGACGATCACGAAACGATCAAGAGCGGCAAGGCGAGGCTATAG